A single genomic interval of Stieleria maiorica harbors:
- a CDS encoding flotillin-like FloA family protein → MPSRLQLVVAAALIVSVVAIALFWVLSKCGAYWVQAYMSGADITMKSLVVMYLLKLDLPMMVTAKIMCRQAGLRIDRQGGIRTADMQIHALAGGDVMNVVQAIIVAHQAGIDLDFDRAAAIDLAGRDVLQAVQTSVTPKVIHCPELGQGRKSLSAIAKNGVELLVSARVTVRTNLDQLIGGATEETIVARVGQAIVSAIGSSASHMDVLEMPLQISKAAMARGLDSNTAFAIVSIDIADIDVGENIGARLQRDQADAESRLGRARAEARRAEAVARAQQMLAKVAENRAHLVNAEAEVPRAIAAAFRSGQLRPKPRHPRSGVVRDQSPTGNAASDHKNSPARSAGTTPSAPDPFPRPREERDG, encoded by the coding sequence ATGCCCTCCCGATTGCAACTTGTGGTCGCCGCTGCGCTGATCGTGAGTGTGGTCGCGATCGCACTGTTCTGGGTGCTCAGCAAGTGCGGAGCGTACTGGGTCCAAGCTTACATGTCGGGTGCGGACATCACGATGAAAAGTTTGGTCGTGATGTATTTGCTCAAGTTAGATTTGCCGATGATGGTCACCGCGAAAATCATGTGTCGGCAAGCCGGCTTGCGGATCGATCGTCAGGGCGGTATTCGAACTGCGGACATGCAAATTCATGCGCTCGCCGGCGGCGATGTCATGAACGTGGTTCAGGCAATCATCGTGGCGCACCAGGCCGGGATCGACCTGGATTTTGATCGCGCCGCGGCGATTGATCTGGCCGGTCGAGATGTGCTTCAGGCGGTGCAGACTAGTGTGACCCCAAAAGTCATTCATTGCCCAGAGTTGGGCCAAGGCCGAAAGTCTTTGAGTGCGATTGCAAAGAACGGCGTGGAATTGCTCGTCAGCGCGCGGGTGACGGTCCGTACGAATTTGGATCAGCTGATCGGTGGCGCGACCGAAGAAACGATCGTCGCCCGCGTCGGTCAGGCGATCGTCAGCGCGATCGGGTCGTCCGCGTCGCACATGGATGTGTTGGAAATGCCGCTGCAGATTTCAAAGGCAGCGATGGCCCGCGGGCTCGATTCCAACACGGCATTCGCGATCGTCTCGATTGACATCGCCGACATCGATGTCGGCGAAAATATTGGGGCCAGATTGCAACGTGACCAAGCCGATGCGGAGAGCCGTCTCGGCCGCGCGCGGGCCGAAGCCCGCCGGGCCGAAGCGGTCGCTCGCGCTCAGCAGATGTTGGCCAAGGTCGCTGAAAACCGAGCCCATCTGGTCAATGCCGAGGCTGAGGTGCCGCGGGCGATCGCGGCCGCGTTTCGCAGCGGACAATTGCGACCTAAACCTCGCCACCCGAGATCCGGTGTTGTTCGCGATCAATCGCCAACCGGAAACGCTGCGTCGGATCATAAAAACAGCCCCGCCAGATCGGCAGGGACGACGCCATCGGCCCCCGATCCTTTTCCCAGACCACGGGAGGAACGTGACGGATGA
- a CDS encoding BON domain-containing protein, with protein sequence MALGSRIPDKTILKNVQNRLSKKCSTSPKVSGDVRSGEVTLNGTIKNEVERKQIIRAVSSVEGVSRVIDRIKLEVRPTTV encoded by the coding sequence ATGGCCCTCGGTAGTCGAATCCCCGACAAAACGATCCTTAAGAATGTTCAAAACCGGTTGTCCAAAAAATGTTCCACTTCGCCAAAAGTAAGTGGTGACGTGCGCAGCGGCGAAGTCACGCTTAACGGTACCATCAAAAACGAAGTCGAACGCAAGCAGATCATCCGAGCGGTCTCGTCGGTCGAAGGTGTCTCTCGAGTCATCGATCGCATCAAACTGGAAGTCCGCCCGACGACGGTTTGA
- a CDS encoding class I fructose-bisphosphate aldolase gives MMTTKTKTNVLELLGSEGEALLTHQCETIPSSQLHLPGPDFVDEVWAGSDRSPRVLCAMQSLFNHGRLARTGYLSILPVDQGVEHSGGASFAPNPIYFDPANIAQLAVEAGCNGVASTFGVLGGIARKYAHRIPMILKLNHNELMSYPTTYDQVPFARVRDAWNMGCVGVGATVYFGSPESTRQIREISDAFAEAHELGMFTMLWCYLRNSAFTVDGVNYEASADLTGQANHLGATINADFIKQKQPTNNGGYRALNQGGQKYGKYDERIYGGLSSDNPIDLTRYQVLNCYMGRCGLINSGGGSGKNDFQQAVRTAVINKRAGGMGLISGRKTFQRPMGEGIELFNAIQDVYLDPEITVA, from the coding sequence ATGATGACGACCAAAACAAAGACGAATGTGCTCGAACTGCTCGGTAGTGAAGGTGAAGCGTTGTTGACCCACCAGTGCGAGACGATTCCCTCGTCGCAACTCCATTTGCCCGGGCCGGATTTTGTCGACGAGGTCTGGGCCGGTTCGGATCGCAGCCCGCGCGTGTTGTGCGCGATGCAGTCGCTGTTCAACCATGGCCGACTGGCGCGAACCGGCTATCTGTCGATCTTGCCCGTCGACCAAGGCGTGGAACATTCCGGTGGCGCTTCGTTCGCGCCCAACCCGATCTACTTTGATCCGGCCAACATCGCACAACTGGCGGTCGAAGCGGGTTGCAACGGAGTCGCATCGACGTTCGGTGTGCTCGGCGGGATCGCCCGAAAATACGCTCACCGCATTCCGATGATCTTGAAACTCAATCACAACGAATTGATGAGTTATCCGACCACGTACGACCAGGTTCCGTTTGCCCGCGTCCGCGACGCATGGAACATGGGGTGCGTGGGCGTCGGCGCGACCGTCTATTTCGGTTCACCCGAATCGACACGGCAAATCCGCGAGATCTCCGATGCGTTTGCCGAAGCCCACGAGTTGGGCATGTTCACGATGCTGTGGTGTTACCTGCGCAATTCGGCGTTCACCGTCGATGGAGTCAACTATGAAGCGTCCGCGGACCTGACCGGCCAGGCGAATCATTTGGGGGCGACCATCAATGCAGATTTCATCAAACAGAAACAGCCGACCAACAACGGCGGCTACCGGGCGCTCAACCAAGGCGGCCAAAAGTACGGCAAGTATGACGAACGGATCTATGGCGGACTTTCCAGCGACAACCCGATCGATCTGACCCGCTATCAAGTCCTCAATTGCTACATGGGACGCTGCGGCTTGATCAATTCGGGCGGCGGATCTGGCAAGAACGATTTCCAACAAGCCGTTCGCACCGCCGTGATCAACAAACGTGCCGGCGGCATGGGGCTGATCAGCGGCCGCAAAACGTTCCAACGCCCGATGGGTGAAGGCATCGAATTGTTCAACGCCATCCAGGACGTGTATTTGGACCCGGAGATCACCGTGGCGTAA
- a CDS encoding DUF1501 domain-containing protein, protein MTDDMTPAGQMIARRLMLQQSACGFGALACGAMAATTAASIRAATADGAASPGPHFAPRAKRIIFLFMQGGVSQVDSFDHKPALKAHDGQKMPFDDAREFARSGQRGIEQRLMKSPWEFQPYGECGRYVSELFPETARHVDDLCFVHSMHTDGVAHGPATLFLHCGSTNFIRPSVGSWIYYGLGTENTALPGFVSIAPSIGNGGPRNYGSAFLPARFQGTAIGSAGSNELAINNLIRPDVSVTRQKAQLDLIHRLNQRQIDRRGIEHSEFEAMQQSYQLAWRMQQVAPEILDLSSESATTLTEYGMDDPATRDYGEKCLLARRLCEAGVRFVQVNYGDNSANPAWDQHSNLPKHATHARAVDRPIAALLADLKRRGLLEDTIVWWGGEFGRTPYSQSNGTGRDHNPGGFTVWLAGGGFRGGMAYGATDEFGFASVQDKVHMHDLHATLLHQLGLDHEQLTYRHAGRDFRLTDVYGRVIDPMLG, encoded by the coding sequence ATGACCGACGACATGACACCCGCGGGGCAAATGATTGCCCGGCGATTGATGCTACAGCAATCGGCGTGTGGCTTTGGTGCGCTCGCCTGTGGCGCGATGGCTGCCACCACAGCGGCTTCGATCCGTGCCGCGACGGCCGATGGCGCAGCGTCGCCCGGTCCCCATTTCGCACCGCGCGCCAAACGGATCATTTTCTTGTTCATGCAAGGCGGGGTCAGCCAAGTCGACTCGTTCGATCACAAACCCGCGCTCAAAGCACACGACGGCCAGAAGATGCCGTTCGATGATGCCCGCGAATTTGCCCGATCCGGCCAGCGTGGCATCGAGCAACGGCTGATGAAGTCGCCGTGGGAGTTTCAGCCCTACGGCGAGTGCGGACGTTACGTTTCGGAGTTGTTTCCCGAAACGGCACGGCATGTCGACGACCTTTGTTTCGTTCACTCGATGCACACCGATGGGGTTGCCCACGGGCCTGCGACGCTTTTCCTGCATTGCGGATCGACCAACTTCATTCGTCCATCGGTCGGTTCCTGGATCTATTATGGACTGGGCACCGAAAACACGGCGCTGCCGGGATTTGTTTCGATCGCCCCGTCGATCGGGAACGGCGGCCCGCGGAACTATGGCAGCGCCTTCTTGCCCGCCCGGTTCCAGGGCACGGCGATCGGATCGGCCGGCAGCAACGAGCTGGCCATCAACAACTTGATCCGCCCTGACGTCTCGGTGACGCGACAGAAGGCACAATTGGATTTGATCCATCGACTCAATCAACGTCAGATCGACCGACGTGGGATCGAGCACAGCGAATTCGAAGCGATGCAACAGTCCTACCAGCTTGCCTGGCGGATGCAGCAAGTGGCACCGGAGATATTGGATCTGTCCAGCGAATCGGCGACGACGCTGACCGAGTATGGGATGGACGACCCGGCGACCCGCGATTATGGCGAAAAGTGTCTGCTCGCGCGGCGGCTGTGCGAGGCCGGCGTCCGCTTCGTGCAAGTCAACTACGGCGACAACTCGGCCAACCCCGCCTGGGACCAACACTCCAATTTGCCCAAACACGCGACCCACGCCCGGGCCGTGGATCGACCGATCGCCGCCCTGCTGGCGGATCTCAAACGACGCGGCCTGTTGGAAGACACCATCGTCTGGTGGGGCGGCGAATTCGGCCGGACCCCCTATTCACAAAGCAACGGCACCGGCCGCGATCACAACCCGGGCGGCTTTACCGTCTGGCTGGCCGGCGGCGGATTCCGCGGCGGCATGGCATACGGAGCGACCGACGAGTTCGGGTTCGCCAGCGTTCAGGATAAAGTCCACATGCACGACCTGCACGCAACGTTACTGCATCAATTGGGGCTGGATCACGAACAATTGACGTACCGCCACGCCGGTCGAGACTTTCGTCTGACCGACGTCTACGGCCGTGTGATCGACCCGATGCTCGGTTGA
- a CDS encoding DUF1553 domain-containing protein: MHRPVIDVAFWIVWLFAATGVLTAADEHDVQWFENKIRPALVEHCLECHSSETEASGGLLLDSRVGWLAGGDLGPAIVPGDAAASRLITAIAYDDPALEMPPRGKLDDATIDAFRRWIDNGAVDPRQPTRQGARPERQTGLPVDRAGEHWAYRPIARSTASIDGLIDRQIEQSGLTAAPPAEPRALVRRLVFDLHGLPPSQQTIDRYLADPSPMAYDRLVDRLLASPHFAQHMARRWMDVVRYAESITLRGFILPEAWRYRDYLVTSFANDRPFDQMIRDQIAGDLLPCDDIVETQQRAIATGFLTLGNSNLEDQDKTKLEFDHLDEQLETIGRAFLAQTIGCARCHDHKFDPIPTRDYYALAAILRSTTPLKHANLSKWIEKPLPLDPATEEHFRALQSRADAIAAELKTLQSLENGTPSNNNRIVPVDTLPGVVVDDADASYVGDWTESTFVKPYVGAGYRHDGTQGQGSKSVTFDPAELPTGQYEVRMSYTSHENRATNAVVKVFSANELTTLRVNQRRRPPIDGLWVSLGVFPFEKEGQTFVIVSNDAADGCVIVDAIQFLPVADPSAVNTDPSDKAVDVDLKAIAARQKKLTAELKRLQSELNERPMYLTISESEPRQEIPIRVRGNVHQLGDTVRRGFLTAIGPAQRYADKIGSDQSGRVQLAEWIADPTNPLTARVYANRVWSWLMGEGLVATENNFGTTGQTPSHPELLDHLASGLIDHGWSTKSLVRMIVRSDAYRRAASDDAQRIAIDPNNRLYASASVKRIPVEALRDAMLCVSGEIDHRIGGSTIRPGTRSDYDYRHDSNRRSLYLPVFRNSLPPLFDLFDFADSSVSVGQRAQSTVAPQSLAMMNHPWIIERARQAAKRRLDESAGQSTESIIGRLYQSCYGRPADADEMQLCLEFLGGGGTPPSEDRLADLIQSLFASIDFRYLE, translated from the coding sequence GTGCATCGCCCCGTCATCGACGTGGCGTTCTGGATCGTCTGGCTCTTCGCCGCAACGGGTGTCTTGACCGCCGCCGACGAACACGACGTCCAGTGGTTCGAAAACAAGATCCGGCCGGCATTGGTCGAGCATTGTCTCGAATGCCATAGCAGCGAGACCGAAGCGAGCGGCGGATTGTTGCTCGATTCGCGCGTCGGATGGTTGGCCGGTGGCGATCTCGGCCCGGCAATCGTTCCGGGTGACGCTGCGGCGAGTCGCTTGATCACGGCGATCGCGTACGACGACCCCGCACTGGAAATGCCGCCCCGCGGGAAACTGGACGACGCAACGATCGATGCCTTTCGCCGCTGGATCGACAACGGCGCGGTCGATCCCCGACAACCGACTCGGCAGGGCGCCCGACCGGAACGTCAGACCGGACTGCCGGTCGACCGAGCCGGGGAGCACTGGGCGTATCGGCCGATCGCCCGTTCCACCGCGTCGATCGATGGTTTGATCGACCGACAGATCGAACAGAGCGGTCTAACCGCAGCGCCGCCGGCGGAGCCCCGCGCGCTGGTCCGACGGCTCGTGTTTGATCTGCACGGGCTGCCGCCGTCGCAGCAGACGATCGATCGCTACTTGGCCGACCCGTCGCCGATGGCTTACGACCGCCTGGTGGATCGCTTGCTGGCCTCGCCGCACTTTGCCCAGCACATGGCCCGCCGCTGGATGGACGTGGTCCGCTACGCCGAATCGATCACGCTGCGTGGGTTTATCCTTCCCGAGGCGTGGCGATACCGTGATTACCTGGTCACGTCGTTTGCCAACGACCGACCGTTTGACCAAATGATCCGCGACCAGATCGCCGGCGACCTGCTGCCTTGTGACGACATCGTCGAAACGCAACAACGCGCGATCGCGACCGGATTCCTGACACTGGGCAATTCAAACCTGGAAGACCAAGACAAAACCAAGCTTGAATTCGATCACCTGGATGAACAACTCGAAACGATCGGCCGCGCGTTCTTGGCACAAACGATCGGATGCGCCCGCTGTCACGACCACAAGTTCGATCCGATTCCCACGCGTGATTACTACGCCCTGGCGGCGATCCTGCGTTCGACCACGCCGCTCAAGCACGCCAATTTGTCCAAGTGGATCGAAAAACCGTTGCCGCTCGATCCGGCGACGGAAGAGCATTTTCGTGCATTGCAATCTCGCGCCGACGCCATCGCCGCCGAATTAAAGACCCTTCAGTCGCTGGAAAACGGCACGCCGAGTAACAACAACCGAATCGTCCCGGTCGACACCTTGCCCGGTGTCGTGGTGGACGACGCCGACGCAAGTTACGTCGGCGACTGGACCGAATCGACGTTCGTCAAACCCTACGTCGGCGCCGGCTACCGACATGACGGCACCCAAGGCCAAGGCAGCAAGTCGGTCACCTTCGATCCCGCGGAATTGCCGACCGGACAATACGAAGTCCGCATGTCCTACACGTCGCATGAGAACCGGGCGACGAATGCGGTGGTGAAGGTGTTCAGCGCGAACGAATTGACGACTCTGCGGGTCAACCAACGCCGGCGCCCACCGATCGATGGTCTTTGGGTCTCGCTGGGCGTCTTTCCGTTCGAAAAGGAAGGCCAGACCTTCGTCATCGTCTCCAACGACGCCGCCGACGGTTGCGTCATCGTCGATGCGATTCAGTTCCTGCCGGTTGCCGATCCATCCGCCGTCAACACGGACCCGAGCGATAAAGCTGTGGACGTGGACTTGAAAGCGATCGCCGCACGACAAAAAAAGCTGACCGCGGAATTGAAACGGTTGCAGTCCGAACTGAACGAGCGGCCGATGTATTTAACCATCTCCGAAAGCGAACCGCGCCAGGAAATCCCCATCCGCGTACGAGGCAACGTGCACCAACTCGGCGATACCGTCCGCCGTGGGTTTTTGACGGCGATCGGGCCGGCCCAACGGTATGCCGACAAGATCGGCAGCGACCAAAGCGGGCGGGTGCAGCTTGCCGAGTGGATCGCCGATCCGACAAACCCGTTGACGGCGCGGGTCTACGCCAACCGGGTTTGGTCATGGTTGATGGGCGAAGGACTGGTCGCAACGGAGAACAATTTCGGAACTACCGGCCAGACGCCCTCGCACCCCGAGCTGCTGGACCATCTGGCCAGTGGTCTGATCGATCACGGTTGGTCGACCAAGTCGCTGGTTCGCATGATCGTTCGCAGTGACGCCTATCGCCGCGCCGCAAGCGATGATGCCCAGCGGATCGCCATCGATCCGAACAACCGGCTGTACGCGTCGGCCAGCGTGAAACGCATTCCGGTCGAAGCCCTTCGTGACGCCATGCTGTGTGTCAGTGGTGAAATCGATCACCGGATCGGAGGTTCGACGATTCGGCCCGGCACCCGCTCGGACTACGACTACCGGCACGACTCCAACCGCCGCAGCCTGTACCTGCCGGTGTTCCGCAACTCGCTTCCGCCACTGTTTGACCTGTTTGATTTTGCCGACTCCAGCGTCTCGGTCGGCCAACGCGCTCAAAGCACCGTCGCTCCCCAATCGTTGGCGATGATGAACCATCCCTGGATCATCGAGCGTGCCCGCCAGGCCGCCAAACGACGGCTGGACGAATCCGCCGGGCAATCGACCGAATCGATCATCGGTCGCCTGTACCAGTCCTGCTATGGCCGACCGGCCGATGCGGATGAAATGCAACTCTGCCTGGAATTCCTCGGCGGTGGGGGCACACCACCGAGCGAAGATCGACTGGCCGATCTGATTCAATCCCTGTTCGCTTCCATCGACTTCCGGTATTTGGAATGA
- a CDS encoding Uma2 family endonuclease, giving the protein MPEYLQIDIAGNTVTVHRDPEQQRYRSIQTYEQSDTIGPLYLPGAQLAIASLFTTDP; this is encoded by the coding sequence ATCCCCGAGTACTTGCAAATCGACATCGCCGGAAACACGGTGACGGTGCATCGCGATCCGGAGCAGCAACGATACCGGTCGATCCAGACCTACGAGCAGTCGGACACCATCGGTCCACTCTATCTGCCGGGCGCCCAGCTGGCGATCGCCAGCTTGTTCACAACCGATCCGTAG
- a CDS encoding cold shock domain-containing protein, whose translation MDTEMEKGKIKRVTDKGFGFISSDGSNSDMFFHSSSVEGVEFNDLREGQEVTYNVGQGPKGPRAENVQLVGR comes from the coding sequence ATGGATACGGAAATGGAAAAAGGCAAGATTAAACGCGTGACCGACAAGGGTTTCGGTTTCATCTCCAGCGACGGAAGCAACAGTGACATGTTCTTTCACAGTTCGTCGGTTGAAGGAGTCGAATTCAATGACCTCCGCGAAGGCCAGGAGGTGACTTATAACGTCGGACAGGGCCCCAAGGGACCACGGGCCGAAAACGTCCAGTTGGTCGGGCGCTAA
- a CDS encoding YbcC family protein, with protein sequence MSNLPISAHPGSDVFVPPAYDQPHIYRQIEEILGEVTRVVSKVWPLQDYIALNPYSGIADRTFSDARAFLRVFSDCELLMPLQYYRSQYAQGHFTRADVRRAITECQQNGMTVRLSVDDVMDRLRASTSDESFHGQATTSNDRRPIRTIAELADQISPQGWSETITDELGKFCSAHYDQSQSTWSSPWKDLPFYQAWRSAALHDRNPEILGLTGFRRFVGRLPHTPSAALVKLLLHLQIPTALWESFLLCQAFQMPGWCAWAKSQDDAETQSDSEHLIGLLAARAAFEVALADVNNLRVRWDAMIAQQSATFHAPPRPAEDDTAVRMLLLRASEINHRDGILGQLTSNEPAERNRKLAQMVFCIDVRSERIRRNLESLSPEIETYGFAGFFGMPIEYVKLGQDCGNHHVPALIQPSLRLHEGLPAGVNGSESEIRAARQREGLWTRLWCSFQESAVSCFSFVETTGLLYSAKLLADSRSSKRRSGDEMQSATGPTLRGLHHQGWTTSRQADLAESMLRNLGLTDGFARLVVLCGHGSQTTNNPLAAGLDCGACGGHSGEPNARFAALLLNQTFVREILAERGIVIDNATLFLAAVHNTTTDRIEFFDLDSVPASHRGDVQELVNRTQLASENTRHERMPTVGSSSSAELQARAMDWSEVRPEWGLAGNAAFVVGPRELTRSINLDGRVFLHSYNHSADNDGSVLENIMTAPMVVAHWINMQYYASTVDNRHFGSGDKTIHNVVGGFGLLSGGGGDLMTGLPTQSIHDGTRHQHQPLRLEVIIAAPPAAIDRVLEKHPSIRELIDNQWLHLTAIDDGTCFRYAQADWCVVEVDRVTAATN encoded by the coding sequence ATGTCCAACCTCCCAATCTCCGCCCATCCCGGCAGCGACGTCTTTGTCCCGCCAGCCTATGACCAACCCCACATCTATCGCCAGATCGAAGAGATCCTGGGGGAGGTCACACGGGTGGTTTCGAAAGTCTGGCCGCTCCAGGACTACATCGCATTGAATCCATACAGCGGAATCGCCGATCGAACCTTCTCCGATGCAAGAGCGTTCTTGAGGGTCTTTTCCGACTGTGAACTGCTGATGCCGTTGCAATACTATCGTTCGCAGTATGCTCAAGGTCACTTCACCCGAGCCGACGTTCGTCGAGCGATCACGGAATGTCAGCAAAACGGCATGACGGTTCGATTATCGGTCGACGACGTCATGGATCGATTGCGGGCGTCAACGAGCGACGAGTCGTTTCACGGGCAAGCGACGACGTCCAACGACCGACGTCCGATTCGGACGATCGCGGAACTGGCCGATCAAATCTCGCCTCAGGGATGGAGCGAAACCATCACGGACGAACTCGGCAAGTTTTGTTCGGCACACTACGATCAGTCTCAATCCACTTGGTCCAGCCCCTGGAAAGACCTGCCCTTCTACCAGGCCTGGCGGAGCGCGGCGCTGCACGACCGCAACCCGGAGATTCTGGGATTGACCGGTTTTCGACGGTTCGTCGGTCGATTGCCGCACACGCCTAGCGCAGCGCTGGTGAAATTGCTTTTGCACCTGCAGATCCCGACGGCTCTGTGGGAGAGCTTTCTGTTGTGCCAAGCCTTCCAAATGCCCGGCTGGTGTGCTTGGGCAAAGTCGCAAGACGATGCGGAGACGCAATCGGATTCGGAACATCTGATCGGCCTGTTGGCCGCCCGGGCCGCTTTTGAGGTTGCGTTGGCGGATGTGAATAACCTGCGCGTACGCTGGGATGCCATGATCGCCCAGCAGTCGGCGACCTTTCATGCCCCTCCGCGACCTGCCGAGGACGACACGGCCGTGCGAATGCTTCTGCTGCGGGCCAGCGAGATCAACCATCGTGACGGGATCCTGGGTCAGCTAACCAGCAACGAGCCGGCCGAACGAAATCGCAAACTGGCACAAATGGTCTTTTGCATCGACGTGCGTAGCGAACGGATCCGGCGGAATCTGGAGTCACTCTCTCCGGAGATCGAAACCTATGGATTTGCCGGGTTTTTCGGCATGCCGATCGAATACGTCAAACTGGGACAGGATTGCGGCAACCACCACGTCCCGGCTCTGATTCAACCGAGTCTCCGGCTTCATGAAGGTTTGCCTGCGGGAGTGAACGGTTCCGAATCGGAGATCCGAGCTGCACGACAGCGCGAGGGGTTGTGGACCCGCCTCTGGTGCAGTTTCCAGGAATCGGCCGTCAGTTGCTTCTCGTTTGTCGAGACGACCGGACTGTTGTACTCGGCGAAACTGTTGGCCGATTCCCGATCGTCGAAGCGTCGCTCCGGCGACGAAATGCAGTCTGCGACCGGCCCCACTCTGCGTGGCTTGCACCATCAAGGCTGGACGACCTCGCGTCAGGCCGATCTGGCCGAATCGATGCTCCGCAACCTCGGGTTAACCGATGGATTTGCCCGGCTCGTCGTGCTGTGCGGCCATGGCAGCCAAACAACGAACAACCCGCTCGCGGCGGGACTGGATTGTGGCGCCTGTGGCGGACATTCAGGCGAACCGAACGCGCGCTTCGCCGCGCTGTTGCTGAACCAAACGTTTGTCCGTGAAATCCTGGCGGAGCGCGGAATCGTGATCGACAACGCCACCCTGTTCCTGGCGGCGGTTCACAACACGACGACGGATCGAATCGAATTCTTCGATCTCGATTCGGTGCCGGCATCCCACCGCGGCGATGTGCAGGAGTTGGTCAACCGGACACAGCTTGCTTCGGAAAACACCCGACACGAACGCATGCCTACGGTCGGCAGTTCGTCGTCGGCCGAGTTGCAGGCGCGTGCCATGGATTGGTCCGAGGTCCGACCCGAATGGGGCTTGGCCGGCAACGCTGCGTTTGTGGTCGGACCGCGCGAACTGACCCGGTCGATCAATTTGGACGGACGCGTGTTCTTGCACAGCTACAACCACTCGGCGGACAACGACGGCTCGGTTTTAGAGAACATCATGACCGCACCGATGGTGGTCGCTCATTGGATCAACATGCAGTACTACGCATCCACGGTCGACAACCGCCATTTCGGAAGTGGCGACAAAACGATCCACAACGTCGTCGGCGGGTTTGGCCTGTTGTCCGGCGGGGGCGGTGATCTGATGACCGGGCTGCCGACCCAATCGATCCATGACGGCACACGCCACCAACACCAGCCCCTGCGGTTGGAAGTGATTATCGCGGCTCCACCGGCCGCAATCGATCGTGTGCTCGAGAAACATCCATCAATCAGGGAATTGATTGACAATCAATGGCTGCATTTGACCGCGATCGACGATGGAACGTGTTTCCGATACGCCCAGGCGGACTGGTGCGTCGTCGAAGTCGACCGTGTCACCGCCGCCACGAACTGA